From Plectropomus leopardus isolate mb chromosome 4, YSFRI_Pleo_2.0, whole genome shotgun sequence, the proteins below share one genomic window:
- the LOC121942553 gene encoding germ cell-specific gene 1-like protein, with the protein MKTTRKCRSLLSVTLNFFALLFSITAFITTYWCVGTQRVPKPKCSKLRTHQCIDYGVNETDPNKVVYSWETGDDRFLFRQFHTGIWFSCEENIHDESEMCRSFIDLAPASEKGMLWLSLVSEMLYIVLLVVGFSLMCLDLVHPSNVIDGLKLNAFAAVFTVLSGLLGMVAHVMYTQVFQVTVSLGPPDWRPYNWDYGWSFCMAWASFTCCMGASVTTLNSYTKTVIEFRHKRKTFEQSIREEHARDAFGFLREHSLHSISKSVEVYSSQTLKSGRKTPIPADSLDLSDIAASLGEEQC; encoded by the exons ATGAAGACGACTCGGAAATGCAGGAGCCTTTTGTCGGTTACCTTGAACTTTTTCGCGCTGTTGTTCTCCATAACCGCGTTTATAACCACTTACTGGTGCGTGGGGACGCAGAGAGTCCCCAAACCAAAGTGCAGCAAGCTGCGGACACACCAGTGCATAGACTACGGAGTGAACGAGACCGACCCCAACAAGGTGGTGTACAGCTGGGAGACCGGGGACGACCGCTTCCTCTTCAGGCAGTTTCACACCGGCATCTGGTTCTCATGTGAGGAGAATATCCACGATGAAA GTGAGATGTGCAGAAGCTTCATTGACTTGGCACCGGCGTCAGAAAAAG GGATGCTGTGGCTGTCGCTGGTGTCTGAGATGTTGTACATTGTTCTGCTGGTGGTGGGCTTCAGCCTCATGTGTTTAGACCTGGTCCACCCCAGTAACGTCATCGATGGACTCAAGCTCAATGCCTTTGCTGCCGTCTTCACTGTGCTCTCAg GTCTTCTTGGTATGGTGGCTCATGTGATGTACACACAGGTCTTCCAGGTCACTGTCAGTCTCGGTCCACCTGATTGGAGACCCTACAACTGGGACTACGGCTGGTCCTTCTG CATGGCGTGGGCGTCCTTCACCTGCTGCATGGGCGCATCAGTCACCACCCTCAACTCCTACACAAAGACGGTCATCGAGTTCAGGCACAAACGCAAAACCTTTGAGCAGAGCATCCGCGAGGAGCACGCGCGGGATGCTTTCGGATTCTTACGGGAACACTCCCTGCACTCCATCTCCAAATCAGTGGAGGTTTATTCCAGCCAGACGCTGAAAAGTGGGAGGAAAACTCCCATACCTGCTGACTCGCTGGACCTGAGTGACATTGCAGCATCTTTGGGGGAAGAGCAGTGCTGA
- the LOC121942495 gene encoding uncharacterized protein LOC121942495: MSGTQLLRLRMKERLSAAAEEIFGLVEKTIAEYQDEAVRSKREVIELRQQIEQLAFLKPAVVLFKADTVLIPEEPPASLQQSVIKMEEIPVQEQTQIQEHPQPYPQVKEERVDQWISHNMEAGTSNECRAKREINLLKRRIEQRTVLTDGVTLFGPETPQRGHGPSGDGPLSASPATDDKKLLTMMSELIHHLTQFTAEVKPQLTAMNTKLLSIQGRITAVEANVNCSTSVEEIKRKKRAHNCKIEETVRRLHNSEANWKRYKPEQGLYSAHNKAVTSYLVKAVAASSDLYNMDNDAILSACRDYYETLCRNLRYSQPPDLAAQAAAMKYSAVSRQRRKRLLEARQSVLAPNEMDFWSGITMDMMSDEEDGCFGGVSGFIVRPPSFRSQELSDLCATLQKRLEASPKYTATHPKRLRIGPPSDRMPLNSYDKDAAKRHFKAHLMPQVLL, translated from the exons ATGTCGGGGACGCAGCTGCTCAGGCTGCGGATGAAGGAGCGGCTGTCGGCGGCTGCAGAGGAAATCTTCGGGCTGGTCGAGAAGACGATAGCGGAGTATCAGGATGAAGCTGTCCGCTCCAAGAGAGAAGTCATCGAGCTGAGGCAGCAGATCGAGCAGCTGGCCTTTTTAAAACCTGCAGTAGTGTTATTCAAAGCCG ACACCGTGCTGATCCCTGAGGAACCGCCTGCTTCTTTGCAGCAATCTGTCATTAAGATGGAAGAGATTCCCGTTCAGGAGCAAACACAGATCCAAGAGCACCCAcag CCCTACCCACAGGTCAAGGAGGAGAGGGTGGATCAGTGGATCAGTCACAACATGGAGGCAGGTACTTCTAACGAATGCAGAGCCAAGAGAGAAATCAACCTGTTGAAACGGCGGATTGAGCAGCGGACTGTTTTAACAGATGGAGTAACGCTCTTCGGACCAG AAACTCCTCAGCGTGGACACGGACCGTCTGGTGATGGACCTCTTTCAGCCAGTCCCGCAACAGACGACAAGAAACTGCTGACTATGATGAGCGAACTGATTCACCACTTGACTCAGTTTACTGCTGAGGTGAAACCGCAACTGACCGCAATGAACACTAAATTGCTCTCCATTCAGGGGAGGATTACTGCTGTAGAAGCCAATGTGAACTGCAGCACCAGTGTGGAGGAGATTAAGAGGAAAAAACGGGCGCACAATTGTAAAATTGAG GAAACAGTGCGACGTCTTCACAACTCTGAGGCAAATTGGAAGCGCTACAAACCAGAGCAAGG actgtACTCGGCTCACAACAAGGCAGTCACTTCTTATTTGGTCAAAGCTGTAGCTGCAAGTTCGGATTTGTACAATATGGATAATGACGCCATTCTAT CTGCCTGTAGGGACTACTATGAGACATTATGCAGAAACCTGCGGTACAGCCAGCCGCCAGATCTTGCAGCTCAGGCGGCAGCCATGAAGTATTCAGCTGTGAGCCGACAGAGAAGGAAGAGG CTGCTGGAAGCGAGGCAGAGTGTACTAGCGCCAAATGAAATGGACTTCTGGAGTGGCATCACAATGGACATGATGTCCGATGAGGAGGACGGCTGCTTTGGGGGCGTGTCTGGGTTCATCGTGCGGCCGCCATCCTTTCGCAGCCAGGAGCTCTCAGATCTGTGTGCCACGCTTCAGAAAAGACTGGAGGCTAGTCCGAAGTACACGGCGACACATCCCAAACGTCTGCGCATCGGCCCGCCTTCGGACAGGATGCCTTTGAACTCATACGACAAAGATGCAGcaaaaagacatttcaaggcTCATCTGATGCCCCAGGTCCTGCTGTAA
- the tmc5 gene encoding transmembrane channel-like protein 5: protein MTSYSSGGLFNPGYHDSDTLEIDRSVRTQHANPYARGERVDTRYSTPGQIGGDDAVGRVPWGGWREESWRERENIPMGLISTRPGSPSWQHDLNHSTFQIPPDSQYDRSPPVRLPSVTSGNMTVRWRGMRRMSMFPNGDAAHLAFTEDAIRSEMENEEQNLVKELVAMSTQDRIRTIRDLPMSFDEKKHIRSQVLAFKSSKKSRQFTCFADCSENVSLSFRRCGYSMRSARQTLELWQGIMKEISGKFGTSVLSYFVFLKWLLMFNIFSFLVNFGFITIPLLVYDPSPNIPVNVSFRGLEILTGAGYFTYTVMYYGGYSNETLVGLVEYNMQLAYFFTIAVYMVLCGIALILSMASSFKKNYVLADPISNSAWQLLCSWDFNITNERAVRQRKNNLRVQLKESLSEKAQGELLTLSEKLKHFGVYLGSWFLSTGLAVGCGASIYYLCQYEQQRTTDAANWSLLQEAETLLVPFVVSLMNLVVPLFYSLFNKFEPYSSQRRQIYALVIRNVFLKMSILAVLCYYWMNVVATKFSCWEAIVGQALYRLVIFDFFFLMLGSFFGEFLSNVIGTRFLPRLGVPEFDVARNVLELIYAQTLAWIGIYFSPLLPAIQILKFFILFYLKKVSLTQNCQPPRRSGRAAQMQTIFIFLLFFPFFVGALSMVAYTAWRLTPSETCGPFRGLNNTFSVVGVWMDDLKEIPGSQWVVWIYQNVIRSEIFYFLLTLIIMVIIYIFWKVTQGRKQLIGLLRQQIVNEGKDKSFLLEKLQNLQKSQPDKKSKQKKQKKHTKRRSDDNSSSGQSSSNAMVQALLARQQLEEEERRSSGGVPVPSEISTSRAVIQAMWDQDEDKYSPSALMQARQRAEGQERDEYYSTGFSENSLSASSAVTQAMQARQRAEDRADDPSSSVSSVMMQVMQARQRAEAEDRTQWSPDPPQSQAPAGSSALIQAMLARQQAQNEYDDGY, encoded by the exons cagaaCTCAGCACGCTAACCCCTATGCCAGGGGTGAGAGGGTGGACACTCGTTACTCCACACCTGGTCAGATCGGGGGTGATGATGCTGTGGGGAGAGTGCCCTGGGGGGGCTGGCGGGAGGAGagctggagggagagagaaaacatcCCCATGGGCCTCATCTCAACGCGCCCTGGGAGTCCTTCCTGGCAGCATGACCTCA ATCACAGTACGTTCCAAATCCCACCTGACTCTCAGTACGATCGATCGCCTCCTGTCCGCCTGCCCTCTGTAACATCAG GCAACATGACAGTGAGATGGAGGGGAATGAGGAGGATGAGCATGTTTCCTAACGGTGATGCTGCCCATCTAGCCTTCACAGAGGACGCCATCAGGAGCGAGATGGAGAATG AGGAACAGAACCTGGTTAAGGAGCTCGTCGCCATGTCAACGCAAGACCGAATTCGGACCATTCGAGACCTTCCAATGAGCTTTGACGAGAAGAAACATATCAG GAGCCAAGTGCTGGCATTCAAGTCTTCCAAGAAATCTCGCCAGTTCACATGTTTTGCAGATTGCTCTGAGAATGTGTCACTG TCTTTCCGCAGGTGCGGCTACAGTATGAGGTCAGCCAGGCAGACCCTGGAGCTTTGGCAAGGCATCATGAAAGAGATTAGCGGCAAGTTTGGCACCAGCGTCCTctcttattttgtctttctcaaGTGGCTGCTCATGTTCAACATTTTCTCCTTCCTGGTCAACTTTGGTTTTATCACCATCCCGCTGCTTGTTTACGACCCCTCACCCAACATACCTGTGAATGTGAGCTTCAGAGGGTTGGAGATACTGACTGGAGCT GGTTACTTCACCTACACTGTCATGTACTACGGTGGCTACAGCAATGAAACCCTGGTGGGTCTGGTGGAGTACAACATGCAGTTAGCCTATTTCTTCACCATTGCAGTCTACATGGTTCTTTGTGGAATTGCACTTATCCTCAG CATGGCCAGCTCATTCAAGAAAAACTACGTACTAGCAGACCCAATTTCAAACAGTGCGTGGCAGCTTCTATGCAGCTGGGATTTTAATATTACCAATGAGAGAGCAGTGAGACAACGCAAGAACAATCTACGTGTCCAACTCAAG gAGTCTCTGTCGGAGAAGGCCCAGGGGGAGCTGCTAACTCTCTCTGAAAAGCTGAAGCACTTTGGGGTTTATCTTGGGTCCTGGTTCCTCTCCACTGGTTTGGCTGTTGGCTGTGGAGCTAGCATCTATTATCTCTGCCAATATGAACAGCAG CGGACAACAGACGCTGCAAACTGGTCTCTGCTTCAGGAGGCAGAGACTCTGCTAGTTCCCTTTGTGGTGTCTCTGATGAACCTGGTTGTCCCGCTCTTCTACTCCCTCTTCAACAAGTTTGAGCCGTACTCCAGCCAGCGCAGACAGATCTACGCTCTGGTGATCAG GAATGTGTTTCTCAAGATGTCCATTTTGGCAGTCTTGTGTTACTACTGGATGAACGTGGTGGCCACGAAGTTTTCA TGTTGGGAGGCCATCGTTGGACAGGCTTTGTACCGTCTGGTCATTTTTGATTTCTTCTTCCTGATGTTGGGATCCTTCTTTGGAGAGTTTCTTAGCAA TGTGATTGGGACGAGATTTCTACCGCGTCTGGGAGTTCCAGAGTTTGACGTAgccagaaatgtccttgaaCTCATCTATGCACAGACTCTGGCCTG GATTGGAATCTACTTCTCCCCTCTGCTTCCTGCCATCCAGATCCtcaaatttttcattttgttttacttgaaGAAG GTCAGCCTGACCCAGAACTGCCAGCCTCCGCGGCGGTCAGGCAGAGCAGCTCAGATGCAAACcatcttcatcttcctcctcttctttcctttctttgtgGGAGCCCTGTCCATGGTTGCATACACTGCCTGGAG ACTGACTCCCTCAGAGACTTGCGGCCCTTTTCGGGGACTCAACAACACCTTCAGTGTGGTCGGGGTGTGGATGGATGATCTGAAGGAGATTCCTGGTTCTCAGTGGGTCGTCTGGATCTATCAAAATGTCATCAGAAGTGAAATCTTCTACTTTCTTCTCACACTCATCATCAT GGTTATCATATACATCTTCTGGAAAGTCACTCAAGGCCGCAAGCAGCTTATTGGTCTACTGAGACAACAGATTGTTAAT GAAGGGAAAGACAAGTCCTTCTTGTTGGAAAAGCTACAAAACCTCCAGAAATCTCAGCCTgataaaaaatccaaacagaagaagcaaaaaaag CACACCAAACGGCGCTCAGATGACAACTCCTCTAGCGGTCAGTCCAGCTCAAACGCCATGGTTCAGGCTTTACTCGCTCGCCAGCAGcttgaagaggaggagagacgcAGCTCTGGAGGTGTTCCCGTTCCCTCTGAGATCTCCACCTCCAGAGCTGTGATTCAGGCCATGTGGGACCAGGATGAAGATAAATATTCCCCCAGCGCCTTAATGCAAGCCAGGCAGCGGGCCGAGGGTCAAGAGAGAGATGAATACTACAGCACGGGTTTTTCTGAAAACTCTCTCAGCGCATCCAGTGCTGTCACACAGGCGATGCAAGCCAGACAAAGAGCAGAGGACAGAGCAGATGACCCATCGTCTTCTGTGTCAAGTGTTATGATGCAAGTGATGCAAGCcaggcagagagcagaggcAGAGGACAGGACTCAGTGGAGCCCAGATCCTCCACAAAGCCAAGCTCCTGCAGGCTCCAGCGCTCTCATACAGGCCATGTTGGCCCGGCAGCAGGCCCAGAACGAGTACGATGACGGTTACTGA